CAGGAGTCGTTTCCCTGTGTCCCATGCCGCTATTCCCCGAGGATACGATCCCCGGACCCGAAGCGGAGGAGACCGAGTGGCTCGAGCTTCCCATCGCTGATGGAGGCAACGGAGAGCAGGAGTTCGAGGCGGCACTGCGCATCGCCGAGCGCTTCGCGCGGCGGCGCATCGCGGCGGGGAACGTACTGATCCACTGCGCGGCCGGTATGAGCCGGAGCGTCAGCGTCGTCGCCGCCCTGCTGTGCAGCGAAGGTCTCGCGCCGACTCAAGCGTTCGTCGCGGTCGCAAACGCGAAGGCCAAGGCCGCCGGAAGGCGCACTCACGACCCGATGAGCTTGATCGAACCCGCGGCTGAATTCAGACGCGTCTTGGAGCGGCTATACGGTCGGAAGCCCGCGAGATAGTGATCGAATCAGGGGCTGGCCCTTGACGAGTCCAGCGCCCCTGAGTGAAAACCACACGGCCGAACGTGGGGCCGACGGCATGCAGTAGCGCTTCCCGCTTTCCACATGCGGTGCCGTCCGGCGCGAATCAATCCAAGGGGAACATGTCAGCTTCAGATGAGTCGAGTACGCCGGGCAGCGTCAGCGAGCAGCCCGAAACCAACGAGTCGGCACCTCGAGCAGTGGACTGGGACAACCCCCGCGTCGCCTCGATCCTAGCGGCGGCCGCGAAGTGTTTCGCGCGGAAAGGCTTCACCGCCACGACCTTGGCAGAGATCGGCAAGGAGCTGGGGCTACGCAAGAGCATCGTCCACTACTACTTCGCGAGTAAGGCAGCGCTGAT
This portion of the Polyangiaceae bacterium genome encodes:
- a CDS encoding dual specificity protein phosphatase family protein, producing the protein MWPIRDRLYLGDYASGVAALAGVRRPLPSGELAPFAGVVSLCPMPLFPEDTIPGPEAEETEWLELPIADGGNGEQEFEAALRIAERFARRRIAAGNVLIHCAAGMSRSVSVVAALLCSEGLAPTQAFVAVANAKAKAAGRRTHDPMSLIEPAAEFRRVLERLYGRKPAR